In Zingiber officinale cultivar Zhangliang chromosome 11B, Zo_v1.1, whole genome shotgun sequence, a single window of DNA contains:
- the LOC122034660 gene encoding wall-associated receptor kinase 5-like encodes MHSGAAALAMSLFLSQMLLLLLLLAVASAVPDDRCQRKCGDVEIPFPFGIGAIIANCSGEDCFLNSTETAIGANCSLGGDFNLTCNTMKSGLKKPFYYDIEFLNISLVMGQVRMLNPISSACYNSTSTDWSLDMRDTPYRFSNLHNKFTVIGCDTLANLLDYQGYASVCVSRCLDEQSITNGSCTGTGCCQTSIPENLKYYEVSFDGAFNNSARNFSRCSYAALLEADWFQFQTSYITTNQLMQINGDGRVPVVMDWAIGNETCEVAKRNLTSYACISNNSVCVNSTNAPGYLCNCSTGYQGNPYLSNGCEDIDECMQSDKCSDGICQNLPGGFRCDCREGTHGNAYNGTCIPEQSQKLIGGNNKLPLTVKVSIGGCSVVIILLLCIMCLYIVYQRRKLEDMKRKYFKQHGGYELEEKMKLEKGLNKFKIFGSKELEKATNHFDDKNIIGRGGNGVVYKGILENQDVAIKKPKIINEDLKKQFGTETLILSNVNHINVVKLLGCCLETEMPLLIYEFVPNGTLFHLIHENENRALASLDTRLRIAYESADALDYLHSKTSPQIIHGDVKSSNILLDMDNTAKISDFGASKLIPKGEKQFATLLQFTHGYVDPECLMTYVLTYKSDVYSFGVVLLELFTGKKVINFDESEEQMSLVSTFIMLENENRVSEILDNQVKLEANIEFIQELTVLIKECLKLKGDERPTMKQVAEELNRLRTFNHPFVVQCNVEEMANLLTGLPNGNHAYSSTTFNIENKFIGWNNMQD; translated from the exons ATGCATTCAGGTGCAGCAGCACTCGCCATGTCTCTGTTCCTCTCCCAAATGCTACTACTGCTGCTGCTACTTGCAGTTGCATCTGCTGTGCCTGATGACAGATGCCAAAGAAAATGCGGCGACGTGGAGATCCCTTTCCCCTTCGGCATCGGCGCCATCATCGCTAATTGTTCCGGGGAAGATTGTTTCTTAAACAGTACCGAAACTGCCATCGGCGCTAACTGTTCCTTGGGAGGAGATTTCAATCTAACCTGCAACACCATGAAAAGCGGCCTCAAGAAGCCATTCTATTACGATATTGAGTTCCTCAATATTTCGTTGGTGATGGGCCAAGTGCGCATGCTAAACCCCATATCCTCGGCGTGCTACAATTCAACTTCCACAGACTGGTCGTTGGATATGAGAGACACACCATATAGGTTCTCTAATCTTCACAACAAGTTCACTGTCATCGGCTGCGATACCCTTGCCAACTTACTCGACTACCAGGGATACGCCAGTGTCTGCGTGTCCAGGTGCTTGGATGAACAGAGCATCACCAATGGCTCTTGTACCGGCACGGGCTGCTGCCAGACTTCCATACCCGAGAATCTAAAATACTATGAAGTCAGCTTTGATGGCGCTTTTAACAACTCGGCTAGGAACTTTAGCAGATGCAGCTACGCCGCCTTGTTGGAGGCCGATTGGTTCCAGTTTCAGACATCTTATATCACCACGAACCAATTGATGCAAATTAACGGTGATGGCAGGGTGCCGGTAGTGATGGACTGGGCCATTGGAAATGAGACGTGTGAGGTAGCTAAACGCAACCTAACCTCTTATGCCTGCATCAGCAATAACAGCGTGTGCGTCAACTCCACCAATGCCCCTGGCTATCTTTGCAACTGTTCGACCGGATACCAAGGCAATCCTTACCTCTCCAACGGATGCGAAG ACATCGATGAGTGCATGCAATCAGATAAATGCTCAGATGGCATCTGCCAGAACCTTCCAGGTGGCTTTAGATGTGACTGCCGCGAAGGCACGCACGGAAACGCTTACAATGGAACATGCATCCCAGAACAGTCTCAGAAACTTATTGGTGGCAATAATAAACTTCCCTTAACAGTGAAGGTGTCTATAG GTGGTTGCAGTGTTGTAATTATTTTATTACTATGCATTATGTGTCTCTATATAGTCTATCAAAGAAGAAAATTAGAAGATATGAAGAGAAAATATTTCAAACAACACGGAGGCTACGAATTGGAAGAAAAGATGAAGTTAGAAAAAGGCCtcaacaaatttaaaatatttggaaGCAAAGAATTAGAGAAGGCAACAAATCATTTTGATGACAAAAATATTATTGGGAGAGGAGGAAACGGAGTTGTGTATAAAGGAATTTTGGAAAATCAAGATGTTGCAATAAAGAAACCTAAGATTATCAACGAGGACTTGAAAAAGCAATTTGGAACCGAGACACTTATTTTATCAAATGTTAACCATATCAATGTAGTCAAGCTCTTGGGTTGTTGTTTGGAGACAGAGATGCCATTATTGATCTATGAGTTTGTCCCGAATGGAACCTTGTTTCATTTAATTCATGAAAATGAGAATCGAGCTCTAGCTTCCTTGGATACTCGACTACGGATTGCTTATGAGTCAGCTGATGCTTTAGACTATTTGCACTCAAAAACTTCTCCTCAAATCATTCATGGAGATGTGAAGTCATCTAATATACTTTTAGACATGGATAACACAGCAAAAATTTCAgactttggagcttcaaagcttATTCCCAAGGGAGAGAAACAATTTGCTACGTTGTTGCAATTCACTCATGGTTATGTTGATCCAGAGTGCCTGATGACATATGTGTTGACCTATAAAAGTGATGTTTATAGTTTTGGTGTTGTTCTCTTGGAGTTATTTACTGGCAAGAAGGTCATCAATTTcgatgaatctgaagaacaaatgaGTTTGGTGTCAACTTTTATTATGTTGGAGAATGAGAATAGGGTTTCAGAGATCCTAGACAATCAAGTGAAATTGGAAGCTAATATAGAATTTATTCAAGAGCTTACGGTTCTTATTAAAGAATGTTTAAAATTGAAAGGGGATGAGAGACCAACTATGAAGCAAGTGGCTGAGGAGCTAAATAGATTGAGAACTTTTAATCACCCATTCGTAGTACAATGCAATGTTGAAGAAATGGCGAACTTGCTTACGGGGTTGCCAAATGGTAATCATGCTTATTCTAGTACTACTTTCAATATAGAGAACAAATTCATAGGATGGAATAATATGCAAGATTGA